A single genomic interval of Megalobrama amblycephala isolate DHTTF-2021 linkage group LG17, ASM1881202v1, whole genome shotgun sequence harbors:
- the ccl20l gene encoding C-C motif chemokine 20, with protein MTLVTITLISGILLSLFPHTPAAYGPLNYACCVKYTRTPLPFKLIKGFIEQSSREVCRIDAIIFFTKNNKKVCASVKDEWVRAALARLRSKITKLTDNGPQHLTTAPITTSSP; from the exons ATGACTCTGGTCACCATCACTCTCATCAGCGGTATTCTTCTGAGCCTGTTCCCTCACACTCCAGCAGCAT ATGGGCCGCTGAACTATGCCTGCTGTGTGAAATACACTCGAACCCCTCTGCCCTTCAAGCTGATCAAGGGCTTCATCGAGCAGAGCTCCCGCGAGGTGTGTCGCATAGATGCCATCAT TTTCTTCACCAAGAACAACAAGAAGGTTTGTGCGAGCGTTAAGGATGAGTGGGTGAGAGCAGCGCTTGCTCGTCTGAG GTCCAAAATAACTAAACTGACAGACAACGGGCCTCAACACCTCACCACTGCTCCCATAACCACCAGCAGCCCATAA
- the LOC125251965 gene encoding uncharacterized protein LOC125251965 — MAEWKMLCLPSVLLLWLQIFSTTLQAEIKGSGCLTTTDTKVPVRNLRSYTRQRKPMFPVNAVRFLTVKGNTICSDPSSLWAIKAMKYLDEKKKRQSGLSKACQSVTATWRRFQLDGLAWEEEEEGSACLNTTDTKVPVTNLCSFSIQCKPVFPVDAVRFLTVKGNTICSDPPQHGVLGSGLFSSTPVSACGGVREEPCQWAVVPCVPVQKMKSHMLGFHAVLLLWLLVSSSMQEEIVKGKSCLTTTDTKVPVRNLRSYTRQRKPVFPVNAVRFLTVKGITICSDPSSLWAIKAMKYLDAKKKPQSGSAHRSVTAVPTNTSTINMTRSSAQIETQTSGQK, encoded by the exons ATGGCTGAATGGAAAATGTTGTGTTTGCCTTCAGTTCTGCTGCTGTGGCTTCAGATCTTCTCAACCACATTGCAAG CTGAAATTAAGGGTTCAGGCTGTCTAACTACTACAGATACTAAAGTTCCCGTGAGGAATCTGCGTAGCTACACACGACAGCGCAAACCCATGTTCCCTGTGAATGCTGTGAG GTTTCTTACAGTCAAAGGGAACACAATCTGCTCAGATCCCTCCTCACTTTGGGCCATTAAAGCAATGAAGTACCTGGATGAAAAGAAGAAACGTCAGTCAGGGTTAAGTAAAGCTTGTCAATCTGTGACAGCAACTTGGAGAAGATTTCAGCTGGATGGGCTGGCATGGGAGGAAGAAGAGGAAG GTTCAGCCTGTCTAAATACTACAGATACTAAAGTTCCTGTGACGAATCTGTGTAGCTTCAGCATCCAGTGCAAACCCGTGTTCCCTGTGGATGCTGTGAG GTTTCTTACAGTCAAAGGGAACACAATCTGCTCAGATCCTCCTCAGCATGG TGTTCTGGGTAGTGGTTTGTTCAGTAGTACCCCAGTTTCTGCCTGTGGTGGCGTGAGAGAGGAGCCGTGTCAGTGGGCGGTTGTTCCATGTGTCCCAGTTCAG AAGATGAAGTCGCATATGTTGGGTTTCCATGCAGTTCTGCTGCTGTGGCTTCTGGTCTCGTCCTCAATGCAAG AGGAAATTGTTAAGGGTAAAAGCTGTCTAACTACTACAGATACTAAAGTTCCCGTGAGGAATCTGCGTAGCTACACACGACAGCGCAAACCCGTGTTCCCTGTGAATGCAGTGAG GTTTCTTACAGTCAAAGGGATCACAATCTGCTCAGATCCCTCCTCACTTTGGGCCATTAAAGCAATGAAGTACCTGGATGCAAAGAAGAAACCTCAGTCAGGGTCAGCTCATCGATCTGTGACAGCGGTGCCTACGAATACATCAACCATAAATATGACTCGGTCATCGGCTCAGATTGAAACGCAGACCTCTGGACAAAAATAA